Proteins from one Juglans microcarpa x Juglans regia isolate MS1-56 chromosome 6S, Jm3101_v1.0, whole genome shotgun sequence genomic window:
- the LOC121236829 gene encoding putative RING-H2 finger protein ATL21A isoform X2 translates to MAAFQTFFSIFFFCFFFLPQIASSATICKPSSCDGIQNPPVKFPFRLKGSQDEACGYDPWFDLSCNDQDQIILTLPFSGHFVVVDIKYSVQWLYIVDPEQCIYNRFLHNFSLSGSPFEFHHPPYLHQNSTFYNCSSKVKKTHGYRPIDCLGSDDYKVLMARIGHDDDSPPPASCREIGTAVVPILQMDDSLLIRWGEPSCQSCEESGGDCARLNATSPEVGCYNVQSNSQTGLPRSAKYGIAVGVGVPGILCVIGLMGYLCGLVRAHSRSRRPSNTEISNSINPQRIVFATGLDGPTIESYPKTLLGESRRLPKPNDNTCPICLSEYLPKEELRTIPECNHYFHVNCIDAWLKMNATCPLCRKLPDHASALITPSSSSLSSTSLLEV, encoded by the exons ATGGCTGCCTTCCAAAccttcttctccatcttcttcttctgcttcttcttccttcctcaaATAGCATCAAGTGCCACCATCTGCAAACCTTCATCTTGCGATGGCATCCAAAACCCACCGGTGAAGTTTCCTTTCCGACTGAAAGGTTCTCAAGACGAAGCGTGTGGCTATGATCCGTGGTTCGATCTCTCATGCAACGACCAAGACCAAATAATTCTCACTCTCCCTTTCTCCGGCCACTTCGTCGTCGTAGACATCAAATACTCGGTGCAGTGGCTGTATATCGTCGACCCGGAACAGTGCATTTACAACCGGTTCTTGCACAACTTTAGTCTCTCGGGCTCTCCTTTCGAGTTCCATCATCCTCCTTATCTTCATCAGAACTCCACCTTCTACAACTGCTCGTCCAAAGTGAAGAAGACGCATGGATATCGGCCCATCGATTGTCTTGGCAGCGATGACTATAAAGTCTTGATGGCGCGTATTGGTCACGATGATGATTCGCCACCACCGGCGTCGTGCCGGGAGATAGGGACGGCTGTGGTTCCTATTTTGCAAATGGATGATTCGCTGTTGATCAGGTGGGGTGAGCCCAGTTGTCAAAGCTGTGAAGAGAGCGGCGGAGACTGTGCGCGCCTGAATGCTACGAGTCCCGAAGTCGGATGTTATAATGTCCAGAGCAACAGCCAAACTG GTCTTCCAAGAAGTGCAAAGTACGGGATAGCCGTGGGTGTTGGTGTGCCCGGAATATTGTGTGTGATTGGGCTCATGGGTTACCTATGTGGGCTTGTGAGGGCACATAGTCGAAGTAGACGCCCCTCTAACACAGAAATCTCCAACTCAATTAATCCGCAACGAATCGTTTTTGCAACCGGACTTGATGGGCCCACAATAGAATCATATCCCAAGACTTTGCTCGGTGAGAGCCGGCGATTACCAAAGCCCAATGACAACACTTGCCCCATTTGCCTGTCGGAGTACCTGCCCAAGGAAGAACTAAGAACTATACCGGAGTGCAATCACTATTTCCATGTTAATTGCATAGATGCTTGGCTAAAAATGAACGCAACCTGCCCTCTTTGCCGGAAGTTGCCCGATCATGCGTCGGCTCTAATTACCCCTTCGTCATCGTCTTTGTCCTCGACGTCTTTATTAGAAGTATGA
- the LOC121236834 gene encoding mitochondrial inner membrane protein OXA1-like: MAYMRSLSTRATLIARRCQPSFCYVFHDDDRKRCKIDDDFSYQRPDNFSLMRSFGSSSFNKSGGLGGFLPDTGCSHMFLQPSFGPTFCRYMSTTVGDGSDKIEIMSDVPGVFTDTTIQAVVSQVPAVNEVAIAAADSFLPIQVLQYFIDGVHSFTGLNWWACIALTTLLIRGATLPLLINQLKATAKLTLLRPRMEELKQRMEDKGMEPMAVAEGQQQMRKLFKEYGVSPFTPLKGLFIQGPVFFSFFLAISNMAEKVPSFKGGGAYWFVDLTTPDTLYILPVLTALTFLVTVECNMQDGLQGNPIGSTMKNVSRGLAVLAVPLTMSFPKAIFCYWVTSNLFSLTYGLVLKSPGVKKFLGIPEIPLAQPTTAPQPAFSAFSALQRSTVVKQEPTPVLPESVKRSDQTTSSSSVISQRLRSLEKQVKGRKKNKKR, encoded by the exons ATGGCTTATATGCGTAGTCTCTCTACAAGAGCGACACTTATTGCACGAAGATGCCAGCCAtctttttgttatgttttccaTGATGATGATCGAAAACGATGCAAGATTGACGATGATTTTTCTTACCAAAGACCTGATAATTTTTCCCTGATGAGGTCATTTGGAAGTAGCAGCTTCAACAAGTCAGGTGGTTTAGGTGGCTTTCTCCCAGATACAGGATGCTCCCACATGTTTCTTCAGCCGAGCTTCGGCCCCACATTTTGCAGGTATATGTCAACTACAGTTGGTGATGGGTCAGACAAAATTGAAATAATGAGTGATGTCCCTGGGGTTTTCACGGATACAACCATACAAGCTGTGGTTTCCCAGGTCCCGGCAGTGAACGAAGTTGCCATCGCTGCTGCTGATTCTTTCTTGCCTATCCAGGTCCTGCAGTACTTTATAGATGGTGTACATTCATTTACCGGCTTGAACTG GTGGGCTTGCATAGCTTTGACAACTCTTTTGATTCGAGGAGCGACACTTCCACTTTTGATAAATCAACTAAAAGCTACTGCAAAACTCACT CTATTAAGGCCACGCATGGAGGAATTAAAGCAGCGGATGGAGGATAAG GGTATGGAGCCCATGGCTGTGGCTGAAGGTCAACAACAAATGCGGAAGCTTTTTAAGGA ATACGGTGTTAGCCCATTTACTCCCTTGAAGGGACTCTTTATACAAGGTCCTGTGTTCTTCAGTTTTTTCCTTGCG ATTTCAAATATGGCAGAAAAAGTTCCATCATTCAAAGGTGGCGGAGCCTACTGGTTTGTTGATCTCACAACTCCAGATACATTATACATTTTGCCCGTTTTGACAGCACTGACATTCCTAGTAACTGTGGAG TGCAACATGCAAGACGGTTTGCAAGGAAATCCTATTGGCAGCACCATGAAAAATGTTTCAAGGGGCCTTGCTGTTCTTGCAGTTCCATTAACCATGAGTTTTCCGAAG GCTATATTTTGTTACTGGGTTACATCCAATTTGTTTTCGCTCACGTATGGACTGG TACTTAAATCTCCTGGGGTAAAGAAGTTCTTAGGTATTCCTGAAATACCTTTGGCGCAGCCGACTACTGCCCCTCAACCTGCCTTCTCCGCTTTTTCAGCTCTGCAACGTTCTACAGTTGTCAAACAGGAACCTACCCCAGTGCTTCCTGAGTCAGTGAAGCGTTCAGATCAAacaacttcttcatcttcagtTATCAGTCAAAGGCTTAGAAGTTTAGAGAAGCAAGTaaaggggagaaagaaaaacaagaagaggtaa
- the LOC121236829 gene encoding putative RING-H2 finger protein ATL21A isoform X1, with protein MAAFQVFFSIFFFCFFFLPQIASSATICKPSSCDGIQNPPVKFPFRLIGSQDEACGYDPGFDLSCNNQNQTILTLPSSGDFVVVNIAYSEQWVYIGDPEQCIFKRFLHNFSLSGSPFLLGQYPPYDLHQNSTFYNCSSNVTNMHFGYWPIDCLGSDDSKVFLTRTGYDDDSPPPASCRAIGTALVPMLRTDNSVLIRWGEPNCQGCEESGGDCARQNATSLEVGCFNVPSSSQTGLPRSAKYGIAVGVGVPGILCVIGLMGYLCGLVRAHSRSRRPSNTEISNSINPQRIVFATGLDGPTIESYPKTLLGESRRLPKPNDNTCPICLSEYLPKEELRTIPECNHYFHVNCIDAWLKMNATCPLCRKLPDHASALITPSSSSLSSTSLLEV; from the exons ATGGCTGCCTTCCAAgtcttcttctccatcttcttcttctgcttcttcttccttcctcaaATAGCATCAAGTGCCACCATCTGCAAACCTTCATCTTGTGATGGCATCCAAAACCCGCCGGTGAAGTTTCCTTTCCGACTGATAGGCTCTCAAGACGAAGCCTGTGGCTATGATCCGGGGTTCGATCTGTCATGCAACAACCAAAACCAAACAATTCTCACCCTCCCTTCCTCTGGCGACTTCGTCGTCGTAAACATCGCATACTCGGAGCAGTGGGTGTACATCGGCGACCCGGAACAGTGCATTTTCAAACGGTTCTTGCACAACTTTAGTCTCTCGGGCTCTCCTTTCCTGTTGGGCCAATATCCTCCTTATGATCTTCACCAGAACTCCACCTTCTACAACTGCTCGTCCAACGTAACGAATATGCACTTTGGATATTGGCCCATCGATTGCCTTGGCAGCGATGACTCTAAAGTTTTTCTCACGCGTACTGGTTACGATGATGATTCGCCGCCACCGGCTTCGTGTCGGGCGATAGGGACCGCTTTGGTTCCCATGTTGCGCACGGATAATTCAGTGTTGATCAGGTGGGGGGAACCCAATTGTCAAGGATGTGAAGAGAGCGGCGGAGATTGTGCGCGCCAGAATGCTACGAGTCTCGAAGTCGGATGCTTTAATGTCCCGAGCAGCAGCCAAACTG GTCTTCCAAGAAGTGCAAAGTACGGGATAGCCGTGGGTGTTGGTGTGCCCGGAATATTGTGTGTGATTGGGCTCATGGGTTACCTATGTGGGCTTGTGAGGGCACATAGTCGAAGTAGACGCCCCTCTAACACAGAAATCTCCAACTCAATTAATCCGCAACGAATCGTTTTTGCAACCGGACTTGATGGGCCCACAATAGAATCATATCCCAAGACTTTGCTCGGTGAGAGCCGGCGATTACCAAAGCCCAATGACAACACTTGCCCCATTTGCCTGTCGGAGTACCTGCCCAAGGAAGAACTAAGAACTATACCGGAGTGCAATCACTATTTCCATGTTAATTGCATAGATGCTTGGCTAAAAATGAACGCAACCTGCCCTCTTTGCCGGAAGTTGCCCGATCATGCGTCGGCTCTAATTACCCCTTCGTCATCGTCTTTGTCCTCGACGTCTTTATTAGAAGTATGA
- the LOC121236830 gene encoding non-specific lipid-transfer protein-like codes for MSHYQLACFLAVVLLLVSGSSMAAPSCQNILREMRPCVPYLRRHHHQPSHACCNGVRYVGRYFNSNRYRRAACECFTTSSSLSLFGRVQTSAITSLHGSCDVSIRMPHASRGRLECSRF; via the exons ATGAGTCATTATCAGCTAGCTTGCTTCCTAGCAGTTGTTCTCTTACTGGTTTCAGGGTCATCCATGGCTGCACCCTCATGCCAAAACATTCTACGTGAAATGCGCCCCTGCGTTCCTTACCTGAGGAGACATCATCATCAGCCATCCCATGCTTGCTGTAATGGTGTCAGGTACGTCGGCAGGTACTTCAACAGCAACCGATATCGGAGGGCTGCATGTGAGTGCTTCACGAcctcatcatcattatcattattcGGGCGGGTCCAGACTTCGGCCATCACTTCTCTCCACGGGAGCTGTGATGTCTCCATAAGAATGCCGCACGCCTCTCGTGGCCGCCTTGAATGTTCCAG GTTTTGA